The Erythrobacter insulae genome window below encodes:
- a CDS encoding right-handed parallel beta-helix repeat-containing protein codes for MKVCGIDTARLALLLSSSIALAACGGDDSSPAPPVVGAPTPSPTSTATPTPTPTPAPTPTGTFAATGGECDGTAGWQAIADDGLDDTQAIQTSLQEAANKGDTLTIPAGTYNIDDPEGVSVIIQNKDFVIIATGAAFVAGPNVNSDLIDFDATSASFSSNCGGSALVDLSWTGGELDISRAHLSGTVPQGGSVGATMVGSPVAATTDGLSVRGATGGTSPRAKVDMVTIRGLTVIGAPITQANRTAYFSDPDTAPPIDSESDTWRNAGGDSGVFVMGAQSALIEDSTFFGIRDASIYMSAAPYDASLGGNYVMRGNRFYGGFDGISSKRGAQNITMENNVFVNIVRAMSLESLSQPLRDTNSQTAERIVDPVVMANNTFNGVQRAIQVESANNVTVSGNVIRNLGARVAQRNDPVRYSRYEGIVLEGVTNASITDNDILGIDGTRGSASTTVGITIASHAGVAGPIASSNVVVGSDNLLSNLDSDIE; via the coding sequence ATGAAAGTTTGTGGAATTGATACAGCGCGTTTGGCGTTGCTCCTATCTTCATCCATCGCCTTGGCGGCGTGTGGTGGTGACGACAGTTCGCCTGCGCCACCTGTCGTGGGTGCGCCGACACCATCTCCCACATCAACGGCGACACCGACACCCACACCGACACCCGCACCGACACCTACAGGCACTTTCGCTGCCACAGGCGGAGAATGCGACGGGACGGCAGGATGGCAGGCAATCGCTGATGATGGCCTTGATGATACGCAGGCGATACAAACCTCTTTGCAGGAGGCCGCAAACAAGGGCGACACACTTACCATCCCGGCAGGCACGTACAATATTGATGATCCCGAAGGCGTGTCTGTCATTATCCAGAACAAGGATTTCGTGATTATCGCAACCGGCGCGGCTTTTGTCGCCGGCCCCAACGTCAATTCCGACCTGATCGATTTCGATGCGACCAGCGCCAGCTTCAGCAGTAATTGCGGTGGTAGCGCGCTTGTCGATCTGAGCTGGACGGGCGGCGAGCTTGATATTTCGCGCGCTCACCTGTCGGGCACTGTCCCGCAAGGAGGCTCAGTTGGCGCGACCATGGTTGGAAGCCCGGTCGCGGCGACGACTGATGGATTATCGGTACGCGGTGCGACCGGTGGAACCAGTCCCCGTGCAAAGGTTGATATGGTCACCATTCGAGGGCTGACTGTGATTGGCGCGCCGATCACCCAGGCCAACCGGACGGCCTATTTTTCAGACCCGGATACTGCGCCGCCGATAGATAGCGAAAGCGACACCTGGCGCAATGCGGGCGGAGACAGCGGAGTCTTTGTGATGGGCGCGCAATCGGCGTTGATTGAGGACTCGACCTTCTTCGGCATCCGGGATGCGAGCATCTATATGTCAGCCGCTCCATACGACGCATCGCTCGGCGGTAATTATGTGATGCGGGGCAACCGTTTTTACGGCGGGTTCGACGGTATTTCGTCAAAGCGTGGTGCGCAAAATATCACCATGGAAAACAATGTTTTCGTTAATATTGTTCGAGCAATGTCCCTGGAATCGCTGAGCCAACCCTTGCGTGACACGAACAGCCAAACTGCGGAACGGATCGTCGATCCTGTTGTCATGGCGAACAACACCTTTAACGGCGTCCAGCGTGCCATTCAGGTGGAATCGGCGAACAATGTAACGGTGTCGGGCAACGTCATACGCAATCTGGGCGCGCGGGTCGCGCAGCGGAATGATCCTGTCAGATACAGCAGGTATGAAGGTATCGTTCTGGAAGGTGTTACCAATGCATCGATCACCGATAACGACATTCTGGGTATCGATGGAACGCGGGGGAGCGCGTCGACAACGGTGGGAATAACGATCGCATCCCACGCGGGGGTGGCGGGACCTATCGCTTCGTCAAATGTTGTGGTCGGTTCTGATAATCTGCTGTCGAACCTGGACAGCGATATTGAATGA